The proteins below come from a single Procambarus clarkii isolate CNS0578487 chromosome 26, FALCON_Pclarkii_2.0, whole genome shotgun sequence genomic window:
- the LOC138368924 gene encoding uncharacterized protein: MAEEYILTHRPSARYVPKTYSRYPAKHKPEDRTAPRSAAKSTSDSPRRFSPKRDVLCWTCGKRGHIAAKCRSSSGNNPRREVMLMNSIVPPTSTQEKRKGLFAPYTSQGYVASGLASTPVVILRDSGAAQSLILETSLPEGISADEMQKVILGGFPSTLYVAPLVQVHLDSQHSKGECRLAVVDSLPIEGIDVILANDLALGLLPNCPLVVDIPGREETSPIAAVQTRSQAHLHAPLDLNTLFDSPPIPQVTSSHTPVPPVQMPVPERWTRAQLIEEQKKDSQVRKLADTVDSPTKGGDLYVWSSGVLCRRHPPKYPQSRAVGDQIVVPAVFRSKLLETAHANRFAGHGGISKTFHRLAKGFYWPHMKEDVRHFCKTCHACQVAGKANQPVPKAPLHPIPSIGEPFEHLILDIVGPLPPATSGVKYLLTILDRVSRYPEAIPLKTITAKVLVKQLLWFISRYGLPKTIQTDQGSNFMSHLFRQQIADLGIRQVTSSAYHPESQGALERFHQTLKGMLQKFCYDRQSKWVEELPYLLFAVRSVPNESIGISPFEMIFGHSVRGPLEVARDHWLDAETNEDIVDWLSTNKGRLFSAWEMATRTLESTQRTIKSRYDRRTKQREFQVGDLVLVCTPTITGSLSARFVGPYPVVKKVTNLNYLLSTPDRRKKETLVHVNMIKRYEGRDTLPVTLVTTNDDIEEEEEVLTNSDILLNLQAKLTHVAEGHQSSLLRMIRQYKPIFDDVPGLTSVMRHDVELEEGVRPIKQHPYRLNPLKKRVVKEEVDYMLKHHLIAPSSSPWSSPILLVPKPGKKYRLCIDYRQVNKVTVADTYPLPRVEECLDAIGRARYLTKFDLFKGYWQVPLTEKAKPISAFVTPDGLFECQVMPFGMKNAASTFQRLMGTVLRDVENTLVYIDDVLIYDVDWQDHLRHIEDFFKAMLQSGLVVNLHKSEFARTSVIFLGHKVGGGWIAPKASKIEAIVQYPTPATRKDILRFLGMAGFYRKFVPNFSSIAAPLTNLLKKGVKLIWNENCQKALESLKAILISAPILRSPSFEDRFILTLDASDYGLGSVLSQTDEKGWNIRWPIILRSSPPAS, from the coding sequence atggcggaagagtatatcctgactcataggccatcTGCTAGGTACGTCCCGAAGACCTATTCAAGGTATCCAGCCAAACATAAACCGGAAGATAGAACTGCCCCTCGTAGTGCCGCCAAGTCAACCTCGGATAGTCCTCGGAGGTTTAGTCCGAAGAGGGATGTATTGTGTTGGACCTGCGGTAAGAGAGGACATATTGCTGCGAAGTGTCGTAGCAGTTCAGGTAATAATCCCCGTAGGGAAGTCATGCTGATGAACAGTATAGTACCACCGACATCCACCCAAGAGAAGAGGAAAGGATTGTTCGCCCCATATACCTCCCAAGGATATGTAGCCAGTGGCCTTGCAAGTACGCCTGTGGTAATACTTAGAGACAGTGGAGCGGCCCAGTCTCTAATTCTGGAAACATCATTACCCGAAGGTATATCGGCGGATGAGATGCAGAAGGTAATCCTGGGAGGATTCCCTTCGACCTTGTACGTTGCCCCATTGGTACAAGTACATCTAGACTCTCAGCACTCTAAAGGTGAGTGTCGGTTGGCCGTGGTGGATAGTCTTCCCATAGAGGGAATTGACGTAATATTAGCCAATGACTTAGCCCTAGGATTGTTACCCAACTGTCCCCTGGTAGTGGATATTCCAGGACGTGAAGAGACCAGTCCCATCGCAGCAGTGCAAACCAGGTCTCAGGCGCACCTCCATGCACCACTAGATCTAAACACTTTGTTTGACTCTCCTCCTATCCCGCAGGTTACAAGTAGCCATACACCAGTCCCACCAGTCCAGATGCCGGTTCCCGAACGCTGGACTCGAGCCCAGCTGATAGAGGAACAGAAGAAGGACTCTCAGGTACGGAAGTTGGCCGACACCGTAGACTCTCCTACGAAAGGAGGGGATCTATATGTGTGGTCAAGTGGTGTACTGTGTCGCCGGCATCCTCCGAAATACCCCCAGTCAAGGGCGGTAGGTGATCAGATAGTCGTCCCAGCCGTGTTCAGATCTAAGCTGTTAGAAACAGCCCATGCTAATAGATTTGCTGGACATGGTGGGATCTCTAAGACTTTCCACCGCCTAGCCAAAGGTTTCTACTGGCCGCATATGAAGGAGGACGTACGTCATTTCTGCAAGACCTGCCATGCCTGCCAAGTGGCCGGAAAAGCAAACCAGCCTGTCCCCAAAGCCCCTTTACACCCCATTCCATCAATAGGTGAGCCCTTCGAACACCTCATCTTGGATATAGTAGGCCCTCTTCCACCTGCTACCTCAGGGGTGAAGTATTTGCTAACAATActagatcgggttagtaggtacccCGAAGCGATCCCCCTTAAAACCATCACAGCTAAGGTTTTGGTAAAACAACTGCTCTGGTTCATCTCGCGATACGGTCTTCCCAAGACCATTCAGACGGACCAGGGGTCTAATTTCATGTCCCATTTGTTTCGCCAACAGATCGCCGACCTGGGAATTCGACAGGTTACCTCtagtgcctaccatcccgagtcTCAAGGAGCTTTGGAACGTTTTCACCAGACGTTGAAGGGCATGCTTCAGAAGTTTTGCTACGACAGGCAGAGTAAGTGGGTGGAAGAACTGCCCTACCTCCTATTTGCGGTAAGATCAGTACCCAATGAATCCATAGGAATCTCCCCATTCGAGATGATCTTTGGTCACTCGGTAAGAGGTCCCTTAGAGGTGGCACGAGACCATTGGCTGGACGCAGAAACCAACGAGGATATTGTGGACTGGTTGTCTACAAATAAAGGACGGCTGTTCTCAGCCTGGGAGATGGCTACTAGGACCTTAGAAAGTACACAAAGAACGATCAAGAGCAGGTATGATAGGAGGACCAAGCAAAGGGAGTTCCAAGTAGGAGATCTGGTTTTGGTGTGTACTCCTACAATAACTGGGAGTTTGAGCGCCAGATTCGTAGGTCCCTACCCAGTTGTAAAGAAGGTTACTAACCTCAATTACCTTCTGAGTACTCCAGACCGTCGTAAGAAAGAGACTCTGGTTCATGTTAATATGATCAAGAGATACGAGGGGCGGGATACACTCCCCGTAACCTTAGTGACCACTAATGACGacattgaggaggaagaggaggtgttgACTAACTCGGACATTCTGTTAAACTTGCAGGCAAAGTTGACACACGTAGCCGAAGGACATCAATCATCGTTGCTGCGGATGATCCGGCAATACAAGCCTATCTTCGACGATGTTCCAGGGTTAACATCTGTCATGAGGCATGATGTCGAGCTGGAGGAAGGCGTCCGACCTATAAAGCAACACCCGTACCGTCTCAACCCACTGAAGAAACGGGTGGTGAAAGAGGAGGTAGATTATATGCTGAAACACCATCTGATAGCCCCGAGCTCGAGCCCATGGTCATCCCCGATACTACTAGTGCCCAAACCTGGTAAGAAATACCGTCTTTGTATTGATTATCGCCAGGTGAATAAGGTCACTGTAGCAGATACCTACCCTCTCCCCAGAGTAGAGGAATGTCTGGATGCCATAGGTAGAGCCCGGTACCTGACAAAATTTGACCTGTTCAAAGGCTATTGGCAAGTTCCCCTTACGGAAAAAGCCAAACCCATATCAGCATTTGTGACTCCCGACGGgctgtttgaatgtcaggtgatgccATTCGGGATGAAAAACGCAGCCTCCACTTTCCAGAGACTGATGGGTACGGTGTTGCGTGACGTGGAAAACACCTTAGTCTACAtcgatgatgtattaatatatgatgtaGATTGGCAGGATCATCTGCGTCACATAGAGGATTTCTTCAAGGCCATGCTCCAGTCAGGATTAGTGGTCAACCTGCATAAATCTGAGTTTGCCAGAACCTCTGTCATCTTCCTAGGTCATAAGGttggaggaggatggattgcgccGAAGGCCAGCAAGATCGAGGCGATAGTCCAGTATCCTACGCCAGCTACCAGGAAGGACATCTTGCGTTTCCTTGGTATGGCTGGGTTTTATCGTAAGTTTGTCCCTAATTTTTCCTCCATCGCCGCCCCCTTGACCAATCTGCTGAAGAAAGGGGTAAAGTTAATATGGAATGAGAATTGCCAGAAGGCATTAGAGTCTCTCAAAGCAATTCTGATCTCTGCTCCAATCCTCAGGTCCCCGAGCTTTGAGGATAGATTCATCCTGACGCTCGACGCCTCTGACTATGGCCTGGGCTCCGTTTTATCCCAGACGGACGAGAAGGGGTGGAACATCCGGTGGCCTATCATTCTAAGAAGTTCACCCCCAGCCAGCTGA
- the LOC138368926 gene encoding uncharacterized protein, whose amino-acid sequence MELTALLVGVRLAHCLTKILNNFHFGEIVVWSDTEADLQWVRNNNNKTLYVSNRVREIHKLSAGYKLRHVPTKNNPADYLSRRLSLKQLIKSPMWFNGPSWLVSGQWPKQKPQVIVTNITTPMTEPEPHQTLAINPHNYSNLSKLLRVTAHVFDFLAKIGTRHRFPNPILYWIKRAQQETYGSEYKNLPDKLTKFLGIWYDANTHILRCGGRLFHAEIDLDTKNPILLPRHHIITKLLVLLHHQYGTLHGGVLDTLTDLKQKYWLPQGRETVKSLIKSCVICRRYDARVCPYPRPPPHPKERVVHLRPFETTGVDYTGALPLTGTPKTSESIYLPLHVCNHTRRTPRSDF is encoded by the coding sequence atggagttgactgcattgctggtgggagtaagattggctcattgcctgaccaagatacTCAATAATTTTCACTTTGGTGAgatcgtagtgtggtcagacactgAGGCagacttacaatgggtaagaaataataataataaaactctctacgtcagtaatcgtgttagggaaatccaTAAATTATCTGCAGGATATAAACTTAGACATGTTCCTACCAAGAACAATCCAGCAGATTACCTTTCAAGACGTTTATCATTAAAACAGCTGATCAAGTctccgatgtggtttaatggaccttcatggctcgttagtggtcagtggcctaaacagaaaccacaagtcatagtgaccaatatcactacacCCATGacagaaccagaacctcatcagaccttagctattaatcctcacaattattccaacttgagtaagttacTAAGAGTAACAGCACATGtatttgattttcttgctaagataggaaccaGGCATagatttcccaatcctatcctctattggatcaaacgtgcacaacaagagacatatggaagtgaatataaAAATCTTCCAGACAAATTAACCAAGTTTTTAggaatctggtatgatgccaacacccatatattaaggtgtggaggacgtctgtttcatgcagaaattgatttggatacaaagaatccaatacttctaccacgtcaccacattattacaaaacttctagttctACTCCACCATCagtatggtactttgcatggtggagtgttagacaccctcaccgacctaaaacagaaatattggcttccccaaggtcgtgAAACTGTCAAATCACTTATTAAGTCTTGTGTAATCTGCAGGAggtacgacgctcgagtgtgtccttatccaagacctccaccacaccctaaggagagagtagtccatcttcgtccttttgagaccactggtgtcgattatacAGGAGCTTTACCTCTCACTGGCACTCCAAAGACCAGTGAAAgcatatatttgcctcttcacgtgtgcaaccacacgaggcgtacacctagaagtgacttctga
- the LOC138368927 gene encoding uncharacterized protein, translated as MTAEAFIQAFRRFAARRSCPKLMISDNGSNFVAGEACLRVRWNHPKVQSVMQKRQCHWKFIPPRAPWQGDFYERMVGTVKKCLTKTLHRQKISFPKLQTLVVEIETRVNNRPLTYLLDDFSQREALSPIHLIHGSLLSPLIPLAEEDPVDPSHVTRSDLVESYQHLSRVVEKWNEVWTREYLTTLREYHYGGSSPYNKVQLKTEDLVLIDSDGPRSEWPIGKIVSVQPDHQGVLRVVRVLCGGTTTQQTLEKLYLSN; from the coding sequence aTGACTGCAGAAGCCTTTATCCAAGCCTTTCGTAGATTTGCTGCACGCAGATCCtgccccaaactaatgatatctgacaatggatcaaattttgtggctggagaagcctgcctacgagTGAGATGGAATCACCCAAAAGTGCAGTCTGTAATGCAaaaacgacaatgccactggaaatttatacctcccagagccccctggcaaggtgatTTCTACGAACGCATggtagggactgtcaagaaatgcttaacgaagaccttacatcgacagaaaattagtttcccTAAATTACAAACACTCGTCGTAGAAATTGAGACGCGAGTAAATAACCGCCCCTTGACTTACCTACTGGATGACTTCTCTCAAAGAGAAGCCCTGAGTCCCATACATCTAATCCATGGAAGCCTACTGAGCCCCTTGATACCTTTAGCAGAAGAGGATCCAGTCGACCCTTCGCATGTGACTAGGAGTGATTTAGTGGAAAGTTATCAACATCTTTCGAGGGTAGTCGAgaagtggaatgaggtgtggactcgagagtacctcacaactCTAAGGGAATACCACTATGGAGGTTCGAGCCCTTATAACAAAGTCCAACTCAAAACGGAAGATCTAGTGTTGATCGACAGTGATGGCCCcaggtcagagtggcctataggcaagATTGTCTCTGTTCAGCCAGATcaccaaggtgtcctgagagtagtacgaGTTTTGTGCGGAGGCACTACTACCCAACAAACATTAGAGAAgttgtacctctcgaattag